In the genome of Mucisphaera calidilacus, one region contains:
- a CDS encoding phage portal protein — MWPFRKKVKAQQSLPVMPGVVPGEVPGEVPGALRARYDAAQTTVDNARHWANADGLSADAAASADVRGKLRNRARYEVANNAYAKGIVLTLANDCVGTGPRLQLLTEDAEINRIVETAFANWAREIHLAEKIRTMRMAKATDGEAFALIAGNPRIDSPVKIDLQLIEADRITTPTPAPGDSPALGNRSSGRHRAFDTRDETLAEVDGIEFDRHGNPRTYLVHRQHPGQTAYTSIVDVYDRVPAASMIHWFRPDRPGQHRGVPEITPALPLFAQLRRYTLAVLAAAETAADFAAVLYTDAPANGEASAVEPMDVVQLEKRMATTLPDGWKLGQIKAEQPGTTYSEFKHELLNEIARCLNMPFNVAAGNSAGYNYASGRLDYQTYFKSIRVEQADCSNTVLDRIFAAWLHEASLLRDFAFLRGIDARARRLARQWFWDGTEHVDPAKEATAQAKRLSSNTTTLAAEYARQGKDWETELRQRAKEKQLMKQLGLSEAQTQPEQPPRDNEEDTDAPGSTPGNENPRNQRQAA; from the coding sequence ATGTGGCCGTTCCGCAAGAAGGTGAAGGCCCAGCAGTCCCTCCCGGTGATGCCGGGGGTGGTTCCGGGGGAGGTTCCGGGGGAGGTTCCGGGGGCGCTACGTGCGCGCTACGACGCGGCGCAGACCACCGTGGACAACGCCCGGCACTGGGCCAACGCCGACGGGTTGTCGGCTGACGCGGCGGCTTCGGCCGACGTGCGTGGCAAGCTCCGCAACCGCGCCCGCTACGAGGTGGCGAACAACGCCTACGCCAAGGGGATCGTGCTCACACTGGCCAACGACTGCGTGGGCACCGGCCCGCGTCTGCAGCTGCTGACCGAGGACGCGGAGATCAACCGCATCGTCGAGACGGCCTTTGCTAACTGGGCCAGGGAGATTCATCTGGCCGAGAAGATCCGCACGATGCGGATGGCCAAGGCGACCGACGGCGAGGCGTTCGCTCTTATCGCAGGTAACCCGAGGATCGATTCGCCGGTGAAGATCGACCTGCAGCTGATCGAAGCGGACCGAATCACCACCCCCACCCCCGCCCCCGGAGATAGCCCCGCCCTTGGAAACCGCAGCTCCGGAAGGCACCGTGCCTTCGACACGCGCGACGAGACGCTTGCTGAGGTTGACGGCATCGAGTTCGACCGCCACGGCAATCCGCGAACCTACCTGGTGCATCGGCAGCACCCCGGGCAGACCGCATACACATCCATCGTCGATGTGTATGACCGCGTGCCGGCAGCGTCGATGATTCACTGGTTCCGACCTGACCGTCCGGGTCAGCACCGCGGTGTCCCGGAGATCACGCCGGCGCTGCCGCTGTTCGCTCAATTGCGTCGCTACACCCTGGCGGTTCTGGCCGCTGCCGAGACAGCCGCCGACTTCGCCGCCGTGCTCTACACCGACGCTCCTGCCAACGGGGAGGCGTCTGCCGTCGAGCCGATGGACGTGGTCCAACTCGAAAAACGCATGGCGACCACGCTGCCCGACGGCTGGAAGCTCGGGCAGATCAAGGCTGAGCAGCCCGGCACGACGTACAGCGAGTTCAAGCATGAACTGCTCAATGAGATCGCCCGCTGTCTGAACATGCCATTTAACGTCGCTGCGGGCAACAGCGCCGGCTACAACTACGCCTCCGGGCGACTCGATTACCAGACCTACTTCAAATCCATCCGCGTCGAGCAGGCTGATTGCAGCAACACGGTGCTCGACCGCATCTTCGCCGCCTGGCTGCATGAGGCCAGCTTGCTGCGCGACTTTGCCTTCCTGCGAGGGATCGACGCACGTGCAAGGCGTCTTGCGCGTCAGTGGTTCTGGGACGGCACCGAACACGTTGACCCGGCCAAGGAAGCCACCGCCCAGGCGAAGCGGCTTTCGAGCAACACCACCACACTCGCGGCCGAGTACGCCCGCCAGGGCAAGGACTGGGAGACCGAACTGCGTCAGCGGGCCAAGGAAAAACAGCTCATGAAGCAGCTAGGGCTCAGCGAAGCCCAGACCCAGCCCGAACAGCCACCACGAGACAACGAGGAAGACACCGATGCCCCCGGAAGCACCCCCGGCAATGAAAACCCCCGGAATCAACGACAAGCAGCCTGA
- a CDS encoding terminase gpA endonuclease subunit, whose product MAPGSNPAPAPGNTPGRIDPRKLRPSTLTRMLNSTPLGEVISEQQLRRHRNRAGFRVGDEKHVDLLRYAAWLVWLRHHPSEGEPDKQPAASGGYEALKEAARARNAELSASGRDIGDIPKIVDPDRKAKARDDFRFFCETYFPETFCLPWSNDHLKVIEKIEHAVLRGGLFAMAMPRGSGKTTLAETACIWAMLTGAQEFVCLIGSDAGHARNMLESIKVEFETNEHLLEDYPEAVYPIHALERIHNRAKGQLCNGKHTRIVWTADEIVLPTTPGSDCSGAVVRVAGIESRIRGMKYKHADGRALRPSLVVLDDPQTDESARSDQQVRARMETLNGAILNLAGPGQKISGIMPCTVIRPGDMADQILDRDKHPAWQGQRTKLVYAFPDNEKLWETYAQIRSDSFRNDGDGHEATEFYREHRDKMDAGAVIAWPQRHNEDELSAIQHAMNLRLQDERAFWAEYQNEPLPEDEGDVDQLSAEAIAAKINGHPRAIVPIGASHLTMFIDVQGKLLFHAVVAWEDDFTGYALDYGTYPDQQRSYFTLREAQKTLGRNAPGTGLEGSIYAGLEKLTEDYLSRSWRRDDGAELRIERCLIDANWGQSTDVVYQFCRQSAHASLVMPSHGRYVGASSIPFSEYKRKRGERVGHHWRIPNVQGRRQVRHVLIDTNYWKSFIHARLSVAMGDPGCLSLFGRKPAEHQLFAEHLTAEYRVQTEARGRVVDEWKLRAGRPDNHWLDCLVGCAVAASVQGANLTGTQAVTATPGKRLKLSQMQRSEQSWHR is encoded by the coding sequence ATGGCCCCCGGAAGTAACCCCGCCCCCGCCCCCGGAAACACCCCCGGAAGGATTGACCCGCGCAAGCTCCGCCCGTCGACGCTGACGCGGATGCTCAACTCCACGCCGCTGGGTGAGGTGATCAGCGAGCAGCAGCTGCGCCGCCACCGCAACCGGGCGGGGTTTCGTGTGGGCGACGAGAAGCACGTCGACCTGCTGCGCTACGCCGCGTGGCTGGTGTGGCTGCGTCACCACCCATCCGAAGGTGAACCGGACAAGCAGCCCGCTGCTTCCGGGGGTTATGAGGCGCTTAAAGAGGCGGCTCGTGCCCGCAACGCCGAGTTGTCGGCCAGCGGGCGTGATATCGGCGATATCCCCAAGATCGTCGACCCGGATCGCAAGGCTAAGGCACGCGACGACTTTCGGTTCTTCTGCGAGACCTACTTCCCTGAGACCTTCTGCCTGCCGTGGTCGAACGATCACCTCAAGGTCATCGAGAAGATCGAACACGCCGTGCTTCGCGGCGGGCTGTTCGCCATGGCCATGCCCCGTGGCAGCGGCAAGACCACGCTGGCCGAGACGGCCTGCATCTGGGCGATGCTCACCGGAGCGCAGGAGTTCGTCTGCCTGATCGGCTCGGACGCCGGGCACGCCCGCAACATGCTCGAGAGCATCAAGGTCGAGTTCGAGACCAACGAGCACCTGCTCGAAGACTATCCCGAGGCGGTCTACCCGATCCATGCGCTCGAACGCATCCACAACCGCGCCAAGGGCCAACTCTGCAACGGCAAGCACACCCGCATCGTCTGGACGGCCGACGAGATTGTGCTGCCAACGACCCCTGGCAGCGACTGCTCGGGCGCGGTTGTACGGGTCGCGGGGATCGAGAGCCGGATTCGCGGCATGAAGTACAAGCACGCCGACGGCCGGGCGCTGCGCCCGTCGCTGGTGGTCCTCGATGACCCGCAGACCGACGAATCGGCCCGCAGTGATCAGCAGGTGCGTGCCCGGATGGAGACGCTCAACGGCGCGATCCTGAACCTGGCCGGCCCGGGCCAGAAGATCTCCGGCATCATGCCCTGCACGGTGATCCGCCCCGGGGACATGGCGGATCAGATTCTTGACCGCGACAAGCACCCGGCATGGCAGGGGCAGCGCACCAAGCTGGTCTACGCCTTTCCTGACAACGAGAAGCTCTGGGAGACCTACGCCCAGATTCGATCCGATAGCTTCCGTAACGACGGCGACGGCCACGAGGCGACCGAGTTCTACCGCGAGCATCGCGACAAGATGGATGCGGGCGCGGTGATCGCCTGGCCGCAGCGCCACAACGAGGATGAACTGTCGGCGATCCAGCACGCCATGAACCTGCGGCTGCAGGATGAACGGGCGTTCTGGGCCGAGTACCAGAACGAGCCGCTGCCCGAGGACGAAGGCGACGTCGATCAGCTCTCCGCCGAGGCGATCGCTGCCAAGATCAACGGCCATCCGCGGGCAATCGTGCCGATTGGGGCCAGCCACCTGACGATGTTCATCGACGTGCAGGGCAAGCTGCTCTTTCACGCTGTGGTGGCGTGGGAGGACGACTTCACCGGCTACGCCCTCGACTATGGCACCTACCCCGATCAGCAGCGTTCGTACTTCACGCTCAGAGAAGCCCAGAAGACGCTGGGGCGCAATGCGCCGGGCACAGGGCTCGAAGGCTCGATCTACGCCGGGCTGGAGAAGCTCACCGAGGATTACCTGTCTCGAAGCTGGCGACGCGACGACGGGGCCGAACTGCGGATCGAACGCTGCCTGATCGACGCCAACTGGGGCCAGTCCACCGACGTGGTCTATCAGTTCTGCCGCCAGAGCGCCCACGCCAGCCTGGTCATGCCCAGCCACGGGCGCTACGTCGGTGCCTCGAGCATTCCGTTCAGCGAATACAAGCGCAAGCGCGGCGAGCGGGTCGGGCACCACTGGCGCATCCCCAACGTGCAGGGACGCAGGCAGGTGCGGCACGTGCTGATCGACACCAACTACTGGAAGAGCTTTATCCACGCCCGGCTATCGGTGGCGATGGGTGATCCGGGTTGTCTGTCGCTCTTTGGCCGCAAGCCCGCCGAACACCAGCTTTTCGCCGAGCACCTCACCGCCGAGTACCGCGTGCAGACCGAAGCGCGGGGCCGCGTGGTGGATGAGTGGAAGCTGCGGGCAGGCAGGCCGGACAACCACTGGCTGGACTGCCTGGTCGGCTGCGCCGTCGCGGCCAGCGTCCAAGGAGCGAATCTCACCGGCACGCAGGCGGTCACGGCCACGCCGGGCAAACGACTGAAGTTGTCACAGATGCAAAGGAGCGAGCAGTCATGGCACAGGTAA
- a CDS encoding DUF6900 domain-containing protein — protein sequence MPQPRATTDQALHRIASETLGLETLETRKSDSLDFHEVSVWGVKAALEQAYEAGRKAAPPQPPTRTICPACGREIETRPL from the coding sequence ATGCCACAGCCACGCGCAACCACGGATCAGGCGCTTCACCGCATCGCCAGCGAGACGCTCGGCCTCGAAACCCTCGAGACCCGCAAGAGCGACAGCCTCGACTTCCACGAGGTCAGCGTTTGGGGCGTCAAGGCCGCCCTTGAGCAGGCGTACGAAGCGGGCCGCAAGGCGGCTCCACCCCAGCCTCCAACGCGAACCATCTGCCCGGCGTGTGGCCGGGAGATCGAGACCCGCCCCCTCTAA
- a CDS encoding HTH domain-containing protein produces MKKIDVQIGATYLVKVAGNLVPVKIEREHASGYGWEGVSQKTGKTIRIKSPQRLRQRLGDVPATADGPARTTAKAKTRTQRDTGQRAATGGASGGDCGGTSGGAGGDSGGEKQMSLLDAAAHLLSLGTGDDPRAMRCQELVDLAIESRLWSPGKGKTPANTLYAAISREIKVKGDASRFVKAERGKFALASTA; encoded by the coding sequence ATGAAGAAGATCGACGTGCAGATCGGCGCGACCTACCTCGTCAAGGTCGCCGGCAACCTCGTGCCGGTGAAGATCGAGCGCGAGCACGCATCCGGGTACGGCTGGGAAGGCGTGAGCCAGAAGACCGGCAAGACGATCCGGATCAAGAGCCCGCAGCGCCTGCGTCAGCGTCTGGGCGACGTTCCCGCCACGGCCGACGGGCCTGCGAGGACGACCGCCAAGGCCAAGACCAGGACCCAACGCGACACGGGCCAACGTGCCGCGACTGGGGGCGCTTCCGGGGGCGATTGCGGGGGTACTTCCGGGGGTGCCGGGGGTGATTCCGGGGGAGAGAAGCAGATGAGTCTGCTCGACGCGGCGGCGCACCTGCTGAGCCTGGGCACCGGCGACGACCCGAGGGCGATGCGCTGCCAGGAGTTGGTCGACCTTGCCATCGAGAGCCGGCTCTGGTCGCCCGGCAAAGGCAAGACGCCCGCGAACACGCTCTACGCCGCCATCTCGCGCGAGATCAAGGTCAAGGGCGACGCCAGCCGCTTCGTCAAGGCCGAACGCGGCAAGTTCGCCCTGGCCAGCACTGCCTGA
- a CDS encoding Fic family protein, translating into MTRETGTYRASTYHDETVKAFVPHPLPPANPPLTVEGDLAERHAAAAEAISRLRVAGAMVPDPGWFLYGFVRKEAVLSSQIEGTQATLRDVATFEATSSTDRPDDVEEVCNYVDGLRHARSAIIDPAGLPLSTRLLCDVHRILMRGVRGADKLPGEIRRSQNWIGGSRPGNARFVPPPHEEVAPALAALEKWVHSDDPLPPLVKAGLAHVQFETIHPFLDGNGRIGRMLVTLLVEHWGLLDQPLLYLSVAFKRRQQAYYTHLAAVRTEGDWEGWTAFFLDCVADAANDGVRIAQAIHELTHRDRERVVRHDRATIAAVQLLDRLPSTPVLTVPKARELLGITAPPARKAVDLLEQLGVLRETTGKQRDRVYAYHAYLELLTES; encoded by the coding sequence ATGACCCGCGAGACCGGCACATACCGAGCGAGCACCTACCACGACGAGACCGTCAAGGCGTTCGTGCCGCACCCGCTGCCCCCGGCGAACCCGCCCTTGACGGTCGAAGGCGACCTTGCCGAGCGCCACGCCGCGGCGGCGGAAGCCATCAGCCGGCTCCGTGTCGCCGGGGCGATGGTGCCTGACCCGGGCTGGTTCCTTTACGGTTTTGTCCGCAAGGAGGCCGTGCTGTCGTCGCAGATCGAGGGCACCCAGGCGACGCTCCGCGATGTTGCCACGTTCGAGGCGACCAGCAGCACGGACCGACCCGACGACGTCGAGGAGGTCTGCAACTACGTCGATGGCCTTCGCCACGCCCGCTCTGCGATCATCGATCCCGCCGGCCTGCCACTGAGCACGCGGCTGCTGTGTGACGTGCACCGCATCCTCATGCGTGGTGTTCGAGGCGCGGACAAACTCCCCGGCGAGATTCGACGCAGTCAGAACTGGATTGGTGGCTCGCGCCCCGGCAACGCCCGCTTTGTCCCCCCGCCTCACGAAGAGGTTGCGCCGGCGCTCGCGGCCCTCGAGAAGTGGGTGCACTCCGACGACCCGCTGCCGCCGTTGGTGAAAGCCGGGCTGGCGCACGTGCAGTTCGAGACGATCCACCCGTTTCTCGACGGCAACGGCCGCATCGGTCGCATGCTCGTCACGCTGCTCGTTGAGCACTGGGGCCTGCTGGATCAGCCGCTGTTGTACCTGAGCGTCGCGTTTAAACGTCGCCAGCAGGCGTACTACACGCACCTCGCCGCCGTACGCACCGAGGGCGACTGGGAGGGATGGACCGCGTTCTTTCTTGACTGTGTTGCGGATGCCGCCAACGACGGCGTCCGCATCGCACAGGCGATTCACGAACTGACGCATCGCGATCGTGAGCGTGTCGTGAGGCACGACCGAGCGACCATCGCGGCGGTGCAGCTTCTCGATCGCCTGCCATCGACCCCGGTCCTCACGGTCCCGAAGGCGCGTGAGCTGCTCGGCATCACCGCGCCGCCCGCACGCAAGGCCGTCGATCTGCTGGAGCAACTCGGCGTGCTCCGCGAGACCACCGGCAAGCAGCGTGATCGTGTCTACGCCTACCACGCCTACCTTGAACTGTTGACCGAGTCGTAG
- a CDS encoding DNA modification methylase, with protein sequence MTTNSTPGNPSTPGTPGIPKFTTQLRKIDDITPYEANPRINDGAVDAVAESLRQFGFRQPIVVDEAGVIIAGHTRFKAAQKLGLVKVPVHVAADLSEQQVKAYRIADNKTGELAEWDLDILPIELADLREEGFDMEAFGFDSTELATLLDGDVTEGLTDPDEIPEPPDEPITQPGDIWILGDHRLMCGDSGSPEDLDRLLASGDVSGVDLVNMDPPYNVKVEPRSATAIAAGNSSHPDLSKKMHHQNFDVARGVSDPKRAKKKMRAKDRPLANDFVTDEAFDQMLADWFGNASRVLKPGGSFYIWGGYANLGNYPGPLKDAGLYFSQGIVWDKQHPVLTRKDFMGAFEICFYGWREGAGHEFYGPNNATDLWHVKKVNPQSMVHLTEKPVELAVRSIQYSSLPGQTVLDLFGGSGSTLIGCEQTGRRAFLMELDPAYCDVIVERWEKFTGRKAKRIAGTKTTLTDDESAD encoded by the coding sequence ATGACCACCAACAGCACCCCCGGTAACCCAAGCACCCCCGGCACCCCCGGAATCCCGAAGTTCACCACCCAGCTCCGCAAGATCGACGACATCACGCCCTACGAGGCCAACCCGCGCATCAACGACGGTGCGGTGGACGCCGTGGCCGAATCGCTGCGACAGTTCGGCTTCCGCCAGCCCATCGTGGTCGACGAGGCGGGCGTGATTATCGCCGGCCACACGCGTTTCAAGGCGGCGCAGAAGCTGGGCCTGGTCAAGGTGCCGGTCCACGTCGCCGCTGACCTGAGCGAGCAGCAGGTCAAGGCGTATCGGATCGCTGACAACAAGACCGGTGAGCTGGCCGAGTGGGACCTGGACATCCTGCCCATCGAGCTGGCAGACCTGCGTGAAGAAGGCTTCGACATGGAGGCGTTCGGCTTTGACTCGACCGAGTTGGCGACGCTGCTCGATGGCGACGTCACCGAGGGGCTGACCGACCCTGACGAGATCCCCGAGCCGCCGGACGAGCCGATCACACAGCCAGGCGACATCTGGATTCTTGGCGATCACCGGCTGATGTGCGGCGACAGCGGCTCCCCGGAGGACCTGGACCGGCTGCTCGCTTCGGGCGATGTTTCCGGGGTTGACCTGGTCAACATGGACCCGCCTTACAACGTGAAGGTCGAGCCGCGCAGCGCCACAGCGATCGCAGCGGGAAACAGCTCTCACCCCGACCTGTCGAAGAAAATGCACCACCAGAACTTCGACGTGGCTCGCGGCGTGAGTGACCCAAAGAGAGCAAAGAAGAAGATGCGAGCCAAGGACCGGCCGCTGGCCAACGACTTCGTGACCGACGAGGCGTTCGACCAGATGCTGGCCGACTGGTTCGGCAACGCCTCGCGCGTGCTCAAGCCGGGCGGCTCGTTCTATATCTGGGGCGGGTATGCCAACCTGGGCAACTACCCCGGTCCGCTCAAGGACGCTGGGCTCTACTTCAGCCAGGGCATTGTCTGGGACAAGCAGCACCCGGTGCTCACCCGTAAGGACTTCATGGGCGCGTTCGAGATCTGCTTCTACGGCTGGCGCGAGGGCGCGGGGCACGAGTTCTACGGCCCCAACAACGCCACCGACCTGTGGCACGTCAAGAAGGTCAACCCGCAGAGCATGGTCCACCTGACCGAGAAGCCGGTTGAGCTGGCGGTCCGCTCGATCCAGTACTCGTCGTTGCCGGGCCAGACCGTACTCGATCTCTTTGGCGGCAGTGGTTCAACGCTCATCGGCTGCGAGCAGACCGGGCGGCGGGCCTTCCTGATGGAACTGGACCCGGCCTACTGCGACGTGATCGTCGAGCGCTGGGAGAAGTTCACGGGGCGGAAGGCGAAGCGGATCGCCGGGACTAAGACAACCCTGACCGATGACGAGAGCGCCGACTGA
- a CDS encoding DUF3987 domain-containing protein: MAVNLAQAAKRYHRAGLRVLPAKLAEKRPAVGRWKQYQKRLPTDAEVSAWFANSHEALCILCGQVSGNASGGGGGATSGGGGGATSGGGEMIDFDAGGEKYDAWTQRIPPDLLAKLVIESTQHDGRHVYYLYGGEVCGNMKLAQRREGDKIVTLIETRGEGGLFLCAPTPGYKLIQGDLASPPVLTMAERDTLLQAAWDLTEYLPPVVDGPRNSTHITGSGNVGQRGRSSVGQGQLSADNPHSGEYPSDNGVVGQRAAMSVRPCGSLPEMGARPGDDFNHRGDVRAVLAEHGWVRTKGGENEYWRRPGKNAGTSATLKDGVFYVFSSNAAPFEPDRGYAPFAVYALLNHGGDYELAASSLAMKGYGGMVGNSLAGRADGPDMSGIERMSVAPGACPPDTPGSGHTLAMSDGQAEPVPEIADPGPLPDEMLRVPGLVSEVMDHTLATAPYPNQVMAFAGALSLMAFLAGRKVRDPGDNRTNLYLLGLAHSASGKDWPRKVNTKILHEVGLADALGERFASGEGIQDALFQTPTMLFQTDEIDGMLQSINKAKDARHEAIMSTLLTMYSSSNSVYPMRRKAGTPGKSPPGVIDQPCLVIFGTAIPNHYYEALSERMLTNGFFARMIILEAGARSSGQEPTIRDLPERVVEAADWWSKFHPGDRRGNLINVHPVPAVVEYSDQAKRLLVETREQAEAEYADAEAKCDSVGTTVWGRVSEQTRKLALLHAISENRQSPRIGADAVRWASAFVMHQTRRMLFMAAGHVSDNPFHAECLKAVEKLRNTPGNQLAHSVLLKRMKMDAKSFATLVETLVQQGDIEVSTASTHGRSMRAYRLVGGVKEACETRPGGERS, encoded by the coding sequence ATGGCTGTGAACCTCGCACAAGCCGCGAAGCGCTACCACCGAGCGGGCCTGCGTGTCCTGCCCGCAAAACTGGCTGAGAAACGACCGGCCGTCGGCAGGTGGAAGCAGTACCAAAAGCGCCTGCCTACCGACGCCGAGGTATCAGCCTGGTTCGCCAATTCACACGAAGCTTTGTGCATCCTCTGCGGCCAGGTGTCGGGCAACGCCTCCGGAGGCGGGGGTGGGGCTACTTCCGGAGGCGGGGGTGGGGCTACTTCCGGGGGCGGGGAGATGATCGACTTCGACGCGGGCGGCGAGAAGTACGACGCCTGGACGCAGCGCATCCCGCCCGACCTGCTGGCCAAGCTGGTCATCGAGAGCACGCAGCACGACGGGCGGCACGTGTATTACCTCTACGGGGGCGAGGTCTGCGGCAACATGAAGCTGGCCCAGCGCCGCGAGGGCGACAAGATCGTCACGCTGATCGAGACACGTGGCGAAGGCGGGCTGTTCCTCTGCGCGCCGACACCCGGGTACAAGCTGATCCAGGGCGACCTGGCCAGCCCGCCCGTGCTGACCATGGCCGAACGCGACACGCTGCTCCAGGCAGCGTGGGACCTGACCGAATATCTGCCGCCGGTGGTCGATGGCCCCCGGAACTCGACGCACATTACCGGGAGCGGCAATGTCGGCCAGAGAGGCCGATCATCGGTCGGACAAGGCCAGTTGTCGGCCGACAATCCGCACAGCGGCGAATATCCGTCGGACAATGGCGTGGTCGGCCAGAGAGCGGCGATGTCCGTTAGACCATGCGGTTCTCTGCCAGAGATGGGCGCACGCCCCGGCGATGACTTTAACCATCGCGGAGATGTGCGGGCTGTGCTCGCAGAGCACGGATGGGTGCGGACCAAGGGCGGCGAAAACGAATACTGGCGGCGACCGGGGAAGAACGCGGGCACCTCCGCAACGCTCAAAGACGGCGTGTTCTACGTCTTCTCGTCGAACGCCGCCCCCTTCGAGCCCGATCGCGGCTACGCGCCGTTCGCCGTCTACGCCCTGCTAAACCACGGCGGGGATTACGAACTAGCCGCCAGTTCGTTGGCGATGAAGGGCTATGGCGGCATGGTCGGCAATTCTCTGGCCGGTAGGGCCGACGGTCCGGACATGTCGGGCATCGAGCGAATGTCCGTCGCGCCCGGCGCGTGTCCGCCGGACACCCCCGGAAGTGGCCACACACTGGCGATGTCCGACGGACAAGCCGAACCCGTGCCGGAGATCGCCGACCCCGGCCCGCTGCCCGACGAGATGCTGCGCGTGCCAGGCCTGGTCAGCGAGGTCATGGATCACACGCTGGCCACAGCCCCGTACCCCAACCAGGTCATGGCGTTCGCCGGAGCCCTGTCGCTGATGGCGTTCCTGGCCGGGCGCAAGGTGCGCGACCCCGGCGACAACCGCACGAACCTGTACCTGCTGGGCCTGGCTCACTCGGCGTCGGGCAAGGACTGGCCGCGCAAGGTCAACACGAAGATCCTCCACGAGGTCGGTCTGGCCGACGCGCTGGGCGAGCGCTTCGCGTCGGGCGAGGGCATCCAGGACGCGCTGTTCCAGACGCCGACGATGCTCTTCCAGACCGACGAGATCGACGGCATGCTCCAGTCGATCAACAAGGCCAAGGACGCCCGGCACGAAGCGATCATGAGCACGCTGCTGACGATGTACTCGTCGTCCAACAGCGTGTACCCCATGCGGCGCAAAGCGGGCACCCCCGGCAAGTCACCGCCGGGCGTGATCGACCAGCCGTGCCTGGTGATCTTTGGCACCGCGATCCCGAATCACTACTACGAGGCGCTGTCCGAGCGGATGCTCACCAACGGCTTTTTCGCCCGCATGATCATCCTCGAGGCGGGGGCGCGAAGCTCGGGGCAGGAGCCCACCATCCGCGACCTGCCCGAGCGCGTCGTGGAGGCGGCGGACTGGTGGTCCAAGTTCCATCCAGGCGATCGCCGCGGCAACCTGATCAACGTCCACCCGGTGCCGGCCGTCGTCGAGTACAGCGACCAGGCCAAACGACTGCTGGTCGAGACCCGCGAACAGGCCGAGGCCGAGTACGCCGACGCGGAGGCGAAGTGCGACTCGGTGGGCACCACGGTGTGGGGCCGCGTCAGCGAGCAGACGCGCAAGCTCGCGCTGCTGCACGCGATCAGCGAGAACCGCCAATCGCCGCGAATCGGGGCCGACGCCGTGCGGTGGGCGTCGGCGTTCGTCATGCACCAGACCCGTCGGATGCTGTTTATGGCCGCGGGCCACGTGTCGGATAACCCCTTCCACGCCGAGTGCCTCAAGGCGGTCGAGAAGCTGCGCAACACACCGGGCAACCAGCTGGCTCACAGCGTGCTGCTTAAGCGGATGAAGATGGACGCTAAGAGCTTCGCCACGCTCGTCGAGACGCTCGTCCAGCAAGGCGACATCGAGGTGAGCACAGCCTCAACACATGGCCGGAGCATGCGTGCATACCGGCTCGTGGGCGGGGTGAAAGAAGCCTGTGAAACAAGACCGGGGGGTGAAAGAAGTTGA
- a CDS encoding AbrB/MazE/SpoVT family DNA-binding domain-containing protein has translation MQVSLVKIGNSRGVRLPKRVIEAAGLKDELDLEVRDGAVIVRNAQAARSGWAQAAAACHAAGEDDLRDWDAAADDGDWS, from the coding sequence ATGCAAGTCAGTCTGGTGAAAATCGGGAATTCTCGCGGCGTTCGCCTGCCCAAGCGGGTGATCGAGGCCGCCGGTCTCAAGGACGAACTGGACTTGGAGGTCCGCGACGGGGCGGTCATCGTGCGCAACGCCCAGGCCGCTCGCAGCGGGTGGGCCCAGGCGGCGGCGGCGTGCCACGCGGCCGGTGAAGATGACCTGCGCGACTGGGACGCGGCCGCCGATGACGGTGACTGGTCGTGA
- a CDS encoding type II toxin-antitoxin system PemK/MazF family toxin — translation MKAGQGQVWRVNLDPTIGSEIRKTRPAVVVSPDELNAHLNTVVVVPLTSGRAYPFRIATKVQGKPGVAAVDQVRTIDKQRLVKRIKTLKAGELNPILDALVEMFSH, via the coding sequence GTGAAGGCCGGCCAGGGGCAAGTGTGGCGGGTCAACCTCGACCCGACGATCGGCAGCGAGATCCGCAAGACTCGGCCGGCCGTGGTCGTATCGCCCGATGAACTCAATGCGCATCTGAACACCGTGGTCGTTGTACCCCTGACCAGCGGGCGGGCTTATCCGTTTCGCATCGCGACGAAGGTGCAGGGCAAGCCCGGTGTCGCGGCGGTCGATCAGGTGCGCACCATCGACAAGCAGCGGCTGGTCAAGCGGATCAAGACGCTCAAGGCCGGCGAATTGAATCCCATTCTTGACGCTTTGGTCGAGATGTTTAGCCACTAA